The following is a genomic window from Neodiprion lecontei isolate iyNeoLeco1 chromosome 4, iyNeoLeco1.1, whole genome shotgun sequence.
CCTACGTTCCCTCGCTAAACAACTAACTTCCCACCGGAGGACGAAGAAGATAATTTAGTGTTTTCTAACCATGCATCGTCAGGGAGTGGCGTCAGCCCTACACGACAGCAGCTCCTTCGTGACGGTTCCGCTGTCGGGTTTCATCGAGTTGCTGGATAGTCAAACGATCCTGAACATCACCGCCTACGATTACCTCTGGGGGTACGACGACACTCTGGTTCATCTGGCGAGCAACCTGGTTCCAAACTTCGTCAACTTCCGCAAATTTGGTCTGATGGATAGGGTGAGTGTCCGCTTTAATCATCTGCTTTAAGATAACACTTGCAACGCTGGAACGTTGCtgtataaatatgaaaaatcgcGGGTCGGTGATTTGGAGCGCGCCTTTTGTCAAACCCTGCAAGTGTGCCGGAGGCAAGAGCAGCTTTGCACTTTCGGTTAAACGAGGCGTTGTACGTGGTTTTCACGAAATGTGGAAgggaaagaaattaaaaatgaaacactTAAACGTTGACAGACGGAGGGTTCGTGGCCCGACGGCCCTCTGCGGCATGAAGTTTGCGACGGGGGCGACTGCTGCTGAATGTGTATACTTCACAGAATTCGTACGTAGGCGAAGTACCTTGTGTAATATTGATACGGTAGAAAAGATCGCCCTTGTTTGCCACCGCAGCTATTATGCTTCGGCTAATGGTCAACCTTTGGACAAGAGCAAGAGAGTATCGCAACCTTTCGCCTGACGAGGGTTCGCACAATTTCCAACCAAAGTGTTCACTTTAATATAACACGACTGGTCTAGCCTCGCACGCATATGTGATCCTTCGATAATTAACTGGGACAAATCtgttgcaaataaaaaaaaaatggcaaattCATGTTTTATTCGGCGATACATGTGACGGCGAATCGGTATTATAATGCTAGAACCGAGCTGGCGATTAATCGGCTTACGTCACAATTCGCGAACCGGTTATACGCGAGTTGTTACATTCAGGTGACTTATTACCTGAATAACTCGCGTTTCAATATGCTTCACTATTCGTACGTGCAACGTCCGTCTAAACACATTTTGCACGATCTCTTTTGCTCGGCCTTTCTCGTTCGACTGACGGGAAAATTGCGGACCTGTATGTTCGTGGAACCAAGTCGATATGCCAGCCGGGTGATATTGCTTCATCTCTTACATGCATCGGAACTCTTAACGAGCCTCCACTACGGCATATTAATTATTGGTCCAATCCTTTCACTATGTAGACACGACCGTGTATAAAACACCTGCTCTCTCAAGTGCGATCGAAGGACCACGCTAACGATCATTATGACTGGAAAGATTGTACCGTTCTCATGACTGCACGCAACGTTTAATTTGAACCCAATTTCGGAACGTTTGACGCACGAATTGCACAAAGCGAAGACTAATCACCGTTTTGAAATACAGTCTCAAAAGAAAAGTCCCATTGTCTTCATTGGACCGACGTTAGCGGAATATTTGTAAGTCGGTGGCCAACTGTTTGTCGCGTTTAAAGCTCCACTGCAAAGTGGGAAATTACTTCCTACTTGTTTCAACTTTTGCTTGCCACTTAAGTTACAGTTAaagacagaaaaaaaggattaagattaaattttaaaaaagtcaCGCTCCGTCTGTACGAAAGCGTTTCAACATCGGTACAATACACATATAGAACCAGTATTTCACGTGTTTGGGTTTAAAGTTTCAAGCGACAGCCTCGCATTTGAGGAAATATCAAGTATGAACATTGCAACAAGTTGCAAACGGTTATACAAGATACTTCGTAAAGTTTTAAGTAGATTTATACTTTTACGGATATTTACGTTTGACCGTAAATTTGGGGGCATAGATAATTCATGAAGATTGAcgatatatataaaaaaaaaaaaaaaattcacagcttTACGACGAGGGGAATAATCTCATGAcgatgaatataaaaaagaatgaaaacatGACGGATGAAGATGGACGGTATCTTAGCATCGAGACGCTCAACGGAAATCCGGGACTATCAAACTGGGGTTGGGTGCAGACCGAAGCCAATAAGACGAACCCATTGTAAGTTTTTGTTCCTTAAGTTCCCAAGGGacgcgtaatttttttttaagttacatgaagatcgatttttttccaaatttccattattattattattatagctTTGTTATCAACATCACCGGCTGTTTCAGCGGTGCCATGAACACGTTCCGTTTGAATATTTCTAGAAACACGAAATGCAACCGCCTCCGTGGTTCGACAGAAGGTACTTTGTTCCCTCCGAACCTCGACAAGCACGCTGTATTCCGTGTGTTCAGAAAGGCTTTCTGCCGGACTTTGCCGATCAATTTCGTGAAGGAAGTGACTACGGAAAGCGGGCTTCCCGGTTACATGTACAACTTCGTGGAAAATTTCCTCGATCCGCCCGATGTCAATCCCGACAACGAGTGCTATTGTCGCGAGAAGAAGAAGTGCCTGAAAATGGGGCTTTCCGACATGACGCCGTGCTACTACAGTGAGTCCGCAGTACATCCTTCCTTAACTTTACTCGTAAGAAAGCAGGGACTGTACCGTTGGTATTTCGGTTTTTCATTAAACAAATCGTGACTCAGGGCAATATAACGATCTGACGTAATACGAATTGAAGACTCAAaatttgtaaacttgaaatgTAAATAGAAACTTTTTTGTACTCTTGTGTCTTAAAGCGTATGCCTAGTTAGAAGATAGCCAATGCCGAGTACTCGTCCTGACGTCCTGTGTAATCGGGTTTTACCAGAAAAATTACGTCATGTACACATACGAGTACTTGGATATCCACGTGTgcaatacatgtatatgctGTTCGAAATTCAAGCATAGAATTTAAGAGACGGATTTATCGACTGCGCGGATGCGACAGTCGAAAATATCGCACCTTGTAATGACACTGTCGTATATACGTAGGCATTATTATTTCGCAACTTAAAAATTAACCGCAGCATTGGAACGCGTGGCAATGGGGAATGATGTTGAATAATTACTGCGTGCAACGGATGAACGTTCGAATCTAATCGTGGATTTATTTTACGTAAGACAATCACTTTCGCTGTGgattactttttatttcacgattgATGGGGAGGCCAGATCAAATGCGCGTAGTCTGTCAGCTCCCCGTGTATTAAGTAGATATACGTCTGAACGAGGACTGATCTTGTTGGAAAAGATTTCACGCGCCCTTTGGACgctggagaaaaaatttatagctgGTAATACAAGTTGAGTCGATTTTATGGTCTGCGAGGATATTGTCGATGAGAGTACACAGATTTTCAGTTTCGCTTCTGTTCCCATTTTCGGCACATTTGTTAAACACGTCCCCGATCAAACGCGTCATAATCTGAAAGTTTTATACAGCTCACTGTACGCTTCAACACGTCGAAGTGTTacgataataaattttcatccgtgaatatttaaaattcacaTCACCTACATATCGCAGCGCAACTGAATGGTAAATTATCGGGGAAGAAAAACGATTGGTCCAAATCTGAGTCTTGAAATTTAAATCACGGTTAGTTAGCTTAATTGACACATCAATAAAAcatttgtatatgtatacattgttcggtataaattttcaaatcggaTTATCTTTCCTAAAAGGTGAtactgtatgtatacgtacataggTACGTATATGCGTAGAAAGCTGTCGCAACTTTTCGTCAACCTTTGAAGCGAAAGTGGTTCGGTCCAAAGGTCGCGATCGAGGCCATTCTTGTACAAATGTACCAAGCCTACGAATTGCAAACTTTTCAACCCCTGCTCCAGACGCGACTAAGAAAGAACAGGCGTTGAATTCAATTCTTGTTAAATCGATACACCGAGAACACTTATCCAAAGGGTCCCGAAACACGTAGCTCATTTAGATGACGTAACTGAAATGTCACGCTTTGAACTTTGCCGTATAAAGTCGCGGTATAGCATATCGTTATACCCTTTTAGGGCCAGCATCACGACCGACCAGCGTCTTGTTCTCACGGCGTTTATGATCCGCATGCATACACGCGAGTTGGGTGCAATTATCATGTTTAAGACGATTACGTAAAATTGTACGTTGCGCGTGTCAACTTTCTCATTCTTTCACCAACCCGCGATGATATAATACGCGATATCTCAGACCCCTGTCCAGAGGTAATACAAATTCCCCAAGTCGTTCTGCGTATGAGCGCTGACTTCCAGGTCAAGCTTCTACACGGGTCACCGCGTCCTTCGCATTCATGTAATTTACACTTTGCTGTTGTGCCAGCAGTGAGCGGTACATACTTTGCCAATTATCACTGTACAGCTAATTACAGGAAAGGgctttcagtaaaaaaaaattactgcaAACGCGTCACGCGCACCACCGTAAAGGATAAATAGAATCGCATCGCGCCTCAAACTGAGATCCAAGATAGGAACAACATTTCTCGATGTCGAAGGTCAAATATGAAAGTCAAAATATGTTTAAAGTTTCGGCCCTATGAGGGGGGCCCACCTTAAAtctaaatttcattttattttattcagagaCCGAGAAATGCTGTTTACGTATCGTTGATAAGGTCGAAAAAATCATATCTCAAACCTTATCTGTAAACTATATCCAGTTTCCTgattcagagaaaaaaataaaataaaattaggtTTCGTTTAAGGCGCATCGATTATACCGATTCAATGAGACGGTAAAAATTACAACACCGTGACAGGTCGTTTTAATCGGTTGTTTGTCGACTCGTTATAGATGTGCCAGCTGCAATGTCAATGCCACATTTCTACAAGGCCGATCCGAGCCTGCTAGAGGCCGTCGACGGTCTGAAGCCAGACGAAGAGAGACACGATACCAGAATCATCCTTCAACCGGTACGTAGACCCGAATCAAAGAGTCGTCGCAGTTATCTCCGACCGTCCGTGCAGGATGCTGCAACGCTGCATTCGTATCTGCGACGCGCATGTATATTTACGCAGTGAACCTTGAAAGAGTTCGCAACGTTGCGAAACGCGACAGTCCCAACCAACTTTTGAACAATCTCAGCTTCGTTTctctatttctatttctttttgcCTTTTTCTTCTCACAGACCGTCGGAATACCTTTGCACGTCAACTCGAGAATGCAAACTAATCTGGTCATGGAAAACGTCCAGTGGAGTGAAAGGATTAAACCTTTCAACGACCTGACGATACCGCTGATCTGGACGGATTTGGTAAGCTTTACTATATTCCGAGCACAGAGAGACAGAATATTCACAGCAGTTTTATAGTCACGTATTTTATGCAgcgaaaggaaagaaaaaaaatcactttcaaATTTAACAAAGGTGAATGAAAACTTTATACTGATTGTCCGTGACAAGTTTTGCAAGGAAAGCGATCGTTTGAATATTCTGAACAAGTCCGACGCGTCGCGTCGTTCGATATACAAACGAGGCAATAGATGTTGCCAACGGATAGGATTCATAGAGTGCCTCTCGTTtcttgattttgttttttcaccaaagtgacttttaaaatttgtcaattatCGTATTTCAGTTCATCCCCGAACTGCCGAGCGATCTGATCCTGCTCCTGAGGCTGGGACTACAGATCGTCCCGGTCGTGCAGACGGTGGTTATCAGTATTTTGGGTGTGATTGGTGTGACTACCTTCATTTTCTCCCTCTTGAAAACCGTCTGGATTGTTCACCAGCAGGCCAAAGAGGACGGCAAATCGGAAGATTCAAACGACCTTAAAATCTCACTGGGTTACGGCCAGTACAGTTCAATCAGGATTTTACCAgccatcaaaaaaataacGTCGAGAACGGATCTCTTCGCAAGGGGATAACAAAGGAGCTGCAGTATCAACCCGAGGACAGATACCGTAAACTGTGATTCTTGTTGCTCGGAAAATAAACTTCAACTTGATCAAACTGTCATTTTAACgaccgtgaaaaaaattttgcggaaACTGCCGACAGAAGATATTCaaacaatgaaaacaaaatttaacaaatcGCTGTATAAAAAAAGGCCCGAAAGGCGGTTCAGTTATACCTACGTACGAATTGCGAAGGGGGATAATTTATGTTCTCACCCAACGCGTTTTTCGTTCAAATATGTGTCAAACGTTCGATAAGTTTGATAATCCTACGTAGAAGATTCCGTATCGTAAAAATGATCCGCGAGATTTCGTCCGGATCCTAATACGcgtttgaataaattcaatcggCACCCGGACTTTTCGGAAGCATCGCTAGCCAAAATTTCACAAGTTACTGGCGGCTCAACTCGTCAATGGCTTGCCACCTACTTTTGCAAAGCCAAGCCCGAATTGAAGTAATTTAGGTTAATCAAGGGGATATCAGTCACATTCCAGAATAACCGAATCTTCAATGACGGATGCGAAGAAGAGCCCGTAACAACCGCGTCGAAGCAATCGGTGTATAATTGATTTATCACGCGTATTTCTGTGTACACGTATTCGAAGagcgtagaaaaaaatgacaaaagtacaagtgcgtgtgcgtgtataAACACTCAGTGCTGTATGAGTAAAGTATATAATTTTACGGTTAAAAGATTTCActggaatgagaaaaaaaaaaaaaattgatccgtACCGATCGAAACTGTTCGATCTTTCATCGCAAGCAAATGTCCGTAATGTTTAATCTCTGTCAATTTTGTATAGCACACAGTGAACACTTAAGACTGATTGGAAATAGAATCCACCATAATGAAAAACGTTACTGTTATATTAGaagcgatttaaaaaaaaagtaagatttCGCGATAGTGTCGGAGCAAATTAGTCGTGTAGCGCGACATTCCACGCTACCGAGTCCTCTATCCCAGCGCAATTTCTAATAATCGCGGTTTTCGCTTCTCTTGATTCGCGCTCTTTTCTTCCGATGGCCAAATTGCtgcgatttaaaaattattattattacaacggAATTGATGATGAGATTTAGGACTCGGTCGGATTGGATTGGCATAATAGTCTGCACGGCATTGACAACTAAGTGCTCCGATTGACAATGCATCTAAGGATAATTAGGTTCCACGTTCACACATTAGATGTAAGTATTTATCTATGTAGGTATAAAGATACATGGTATAAAGGGGTATTGTACGTTAGATATAAATTTCgtcgtatgtataatatgtatatacatatgtacgtaatgtatttatttgaacgattattattaaacataacgtgtataaattttttgctatacacatatgtaatacgttcgataaaataattattaaaataataaatttgtacGAAACACCTGGTGGAAAATCAAATGTTTCAATAAAGGATATTACATATCATTTAATCGGAGTCTAGGTACACGGCTTGTTCACGCCGTGGCTTCGTAGATGGAACTTGTTGGGCAACTATTGTACGTATATCGATAAAACAATATGATCAATGCAAACTGATTGCTCCGCGATTTCTACCCGGGAGAAAGGAAAATCGAAATATGACGGGCAATTTCACAGAAATGGGATATTGACGTAAATGTAATAGCTTGAGAATAGAGCTTCGAGTATCGGTCGAGTTATTTAATCCGTTTTACAATCCCGGAttgacaaaataataaattaaaagtatAAAGTcgatattttgtatatatgtGATGTTTGTTAGTTTGGAAATGCAAAAAACACGATCAGATCCGTGAATGGCGAGTTTTCCCAGTACAAACAGAACCCACCCGGGATACTCTGACTGCTCCGCGTACCTTTGCCAAATCAATTCGCCGGGAACCAGAGAAACTCATCGGTCGACCAAACTTCCGAAGGAGTCAATATATTTCACGCCCGACGAATCCCCTTTTCTCGACGGCCTCAGGCTTCTCAGTTCTTCGTGGGTTCCAATATCTTTTTCTCCGTCCCCTGCCCTCTCCCCGCCCCTActctcttgtttttttttatctctgcAGTTAGTTCTCATCGTTTTCGCCTTCAGAACAAAAGCAAAAGCAAAGGTTTCATCCCACGCATACGGAAAAAGCAAGAAACTTTTAATCCCTTTTACCCGACACAGAGCTGATTCTTGCATCGCAATAGCGACACGCTCATTTAAAGAAAGACGAGAAGAACGATTCAGAACTGCGTGATATAGCAAAGCCAACGCTTTGTATATACCTGTACAGAGATGGACAGAAGTggttaattaaaataataacacaGCGCGCAAtctgttgaagaaaaatactcTGCAGTTTCAAGTTTATGGTATACGAGATAGAAGACGCTGATTAACAATAAAAGAAGATGGAACGGCCAAAGtacaattattaattatcgcatCAACTTGTTAGCAATCTCAGAGCAGCGCGGAGTTCTCAAGGAATTCTCCGGATTGTTTATTTTCctaaaatatttgcaactCGCTTGAATTTCTGCACTGAACCCGAAACtctgaaatcaatttgtaACGAACAATTCGCTTCTGTAATACAAACTCCGTACATACAACGATAATTTCAAGAAACACGATCTACTCCCTAAATTTGATCATCAGTTATAAGCATACCAATGAAGAAAAGCAGTTCACTGGAAATCAGTGAAAAATCACTGAATCGTCAGTGTACATGCACTGGTTATTTCCAgtggtatacgtataactggGAATCAGAGAATTTTCACcgattcaaatttaaaaaagtacGTTCATATGTTCACTGACTGAATAGCTTAATTTTGTTGGTTAATCCTGACCTTACAGTCcaggtgaaaaatatcaaaactcACGTCACTGTCGCGATCTGAAGTTAGATTAAGATACGACGGAagtacgattttgaaattGGATTGATTCGTATGATGCTAAAAAAGCAACGGAATGGTGATACTGTCAATTACCAAATACTGATTATCGATCAAAATAACAGTTGAATGAAACAAGATAGAGATCCGCTTTATTAATTCATCGTGATCCCAAATAAATAGGGGCAGATGTAGGATGAAAATGGTTTCATTTAACCAGGTACTTGACAAgtaataatgtttttttaGGATCTTGTTATTCTGTAATAGAATTTGACCACGGAATTGAATTTCCTTAGCTAGTCTAACAAAGCCGTCGTCATATTCACGAGACTTTGGTGgtttttatctttattatcGTGCGAGAAGAAAAACTGCTTCATAACTTTGatcgaattgaatatttggtTGGGTTTCAACCGTTATTTAGAAAAACAgacgaagaaaagaagaacacGAAGTTTCACCAAAGTTCCCTCCCTCGGCTTATCTCAAAGCAACGTTATAACTTCCCGATGCTTGCAAGTTTCGCGATGCATCTACAATACCAACGTCGATACAATGGAATTGTAAATCTTATATGGATACGGGGGTAAAATCGTAAGTATGTACAGATTTTCAGATAAAGTGTTTTTTCCCCCTTCGATGAAACTCACGTGTAGCATCTGGCGCACGTAACGTCGAGTGGGAGATGGATGACTTCTCCAATGCTTAAAATACAGAGCCGTATACCAACAAGTGTGAAACTCTCACCAAAGGTACACAAGTTCTGACGGTTTTTCCAGTTTTGTGTTGGAGAATGAGCGAAAGTAGGAAACGAGGTGCCGACGAAAAAATGagcgacaaataaaaaataaaaaatatacaaacgaAACGAGCACAAGTGAATTATCCGCTCTTCTAACAGCATCGCGCACGCACATCGTCCCGTACTTGCTTTTCTAATTCAttgcgtttttttcttcatattttgcGGTTTTACACACCTGCTATGCGGGTTACGGTTAGGTATACACAAGCTATGTAATTACAAACCGCCGCCGGTGAAAAACGCCTGCACTTACGGGGTTTCAAACTTGCGAGTTGTTACTCCTTCGCAACGAGAGTATAAACTACATTAACAAGATGACCAACGCATTTACATATATAACCACGAAACTCAAGACGCGAGAGGATATTGCTTACATTACGTAAAAGCTGCTAATTAAATCAGTTCTCAACATAATATCCATGTGTGCAATGTGATCGTCGTGTTTTGGAATCGCTGCTCAcagaaaatgattaaattctaTTTCAGCTTCGGATCTAAGGAGtacaatttacaatatttatttgtatacacaaattaaattgatattgCTAAATTCCAACTGACTTGGAATTCATTTTCGTATTTGATTTCAGAACCCCTTGAATTCCGCAGTGCTTTGACCGCGATCAATTCACCAAAGCCGATTAAGTAAATCGCGCGGACATTTCCTACACGGaatatacctacacatatacatacatatatattctaCGCCACTGCCAATTACATTGGGCTTGGAAACTggatgaaaaaactttttcatcttTCGGGGAGtgtttaactgaaaaaaaaaaaataaataaataaaaaaaacaccagAGCAGAATTAATTCTCTAAAACAGTACAAGATATTCGCATTCGTGATATGAAATATTCTCTAgatttgtaataaataatcaagTCGAGTAAATCAGCTGACGGAGATTTCAATaggataataatataattatagggTAGAACAAAATCAAGTTTAGAATATGTTGTAGAAGAATGTTTTAccttttattattgttattatgtttattattatttaataaatgCATCGGCAAATTGAGAATGAGGTAACAACGCgaataagataattgaaaaGTGATCAATTCTCTGCACGCGCGTGGAAGTTTAGAAGAAACGTTGAAGGAATTATTACATATGGCCTTCGACGCAGTGCAGGTTTTCGATTGGCTGACTAGAAGTTTTACGGACAATTATTACGGATTGCAAAAactgaagagaaaaaataactgCTAGCGGAATGTAAATTATTGAGAGTTCAAACGAAGTTTCACGGGAGGCAATTATAAGTGATCTCGTAATGAGTTAATGATCAACGGTTAAGCGCAACGACATTCATTTTCCATGCGTGTATGACAGTCAATAGTTGAATATAACGCGTATTTCATTAGCTGAAACACATACCGACCGGACACGTCCAAGCGAATATAATCATAAAACGTATCTGTCATCTAAAGCGATGCATGAATGATCGATTAGtggaccgaaattttttttgaacggCAGCAAAAAATGAGCCTGAAGTTAGAGTAGTGTTAACATAACGAAACATTAGGGAAAAAGTCATTATTGCGCAATTTTAGAACAACTCTCAAGGAATCGGCTTTTTAAAATAgaagtatgttttgtttatcacggtttactaaattttagATATTCCTAAACGTGCgtagtaacgattttttttctaaatacgGATCGTatcagtaacgttactaacttcatcctcataAAAAATAAGGGTacgttgttttatttatatatttattcttttacCATCCCGTACTTCAATTACCGCAGATTTAAATCTGACAAGTGAAGACTTTTGAATACAAGAACACCGGGAATCTCCGATTTCACACAGAAGCGAACCAAACGACGATTACACGTAAGTGTGAGCCACGATTTTGCGcaaacaaataaaagaaacaacgAGTAACTACAGAGTGATAAATTAATTGAACGATTTGAAGTGACAGAAAATATTTGTGGCTCGGATGCCGCCCGTAGAATGTAGGTGATAAAAATAAGATAGGCTGGCATTCAAGCTGATAAGTAGTTACAGCAGCAGAAAAGTATAAGAGACGTATCTAACTCTCCAAACACAACACGTCGACACGTCAACTTTAGTTCTTCGTCCGTTCGGTTCAGTCCAGTTATATTACACGCATACTCTGTATCAACAGACACGTATTCTGTATTCTTCGACGACTTTCTGAACTCAACCGAGAGGCATATTTATTCTTGGCAGAGTTCGTTAGTCGTCTATACGTCATCGCAATGATTAAAGGGTGAAGAAACCTCTGTGAAAGAATTCTCACGTTCCGTATCATCGTGCCAGTATTTTTAGAGGCAAATTGTGCATTTCAAAGAAAGATCAGAAGCCGAAAACCCGGCGAAGTTGATGAGATTATATGAGAAAATCGCGGCCAATGACACGTCATGGTTGGTAATTTTATAAGGTTTCAATTCACGGATCGACGCACGCCGCTATTAATCTGCTCTTTTGAAATTACAATGTTATGCAATCTGTCGCAGTCAATTAACAGGGTGATGCAATGTGTATTCTGATTTAACCCTTACGCTGCACACCGGAATAAAAATGACCCCGTGTCATCTTCGTCGTAAATTCCATATAAAACACACCCAAAATAATCTTATGTAAtccaaaattaatattgaaatatcatTACAACTTCACttactcaaataaataccTTATAATccattttccaatattttgttattttatgaatttttgtttcttcataTTCAAAGTATCACTTTGCTAAAAACAACTAATTTTCTCTGAAATATAACAGTTAACGAGTAtcgcagaatttttttaagttaTTTGAATCAAGCGGGGTTTCCAGCGACCCGGGTGGTGCACCAGGTCGTGCGGCGTCagggttgaaaataattgacaagGATTGAAGTTTAATATTTCGAGCAAATGAAATTGAACAGCAAGTTTAAAAACGGCTGCAGCGAGTTTCACGTGGGTTTAAGCTCGATAGAGGAAACGGATGAGCCTTATTCGTCAGCTTATATAGCCGTTTTATGACTCACTTCTGAATGGAGTGAAGGATAGTCACAGAAGCCCGCGAACGTCGTTCTGGCCTGACACTCGGAGTTTAATGCGTAACATATCTCGTACCGAGCTATACACGCATGGACTAGGATGGTACATTAACTAGAGCGTGACCTCACTCGTTTTTGCAGCTTGCTTTCAGAATGATCATGACAACTGGTCATTCCACGAATCGAGAGAAAATCAGAcataagaagaataagaattaATTTGCACATAGTTTCgtatgaaaataatgtgaaaatcatGATTCATAGGATAACTCGTCGGAAAGGCTGAACCTGAACCACCTTTTATGGCGCGAACTTACTTCTGCAAGCGATCatgatacaatttttctcctttAAATTGGCAAACATACATAATTTAAATCCAATTTCGTACACCTAGGTTAACGATGGCAAACTGAAGAAATGATTGTTCCGGCGTTCAGATAATCGTCGGAGCAACCTTgggtataataatgtatttcTAGCACTATGCGCGAAATTGTCGGACTGGTCCCGAGTTGAACGGTTTACGTGTACAGTTTGAGACTCTTTTAATGCGActggtgaaaaagaaaactatgGGAATATGAAAGGTTGGATAAGGTTGGAGCGAGAGCCGTTGTGGGATTATAACTCCGACCGATGTATtggaattttatcgaataaacATATTTTAATTATGGTCAGGTGTATGTTTTTGAGCCTAACCAATTAAAAGATTCAATAAATCTCGGTATCTATCTTATTTGCATAGCAAGAATTCGAGTTTTAATAACGCTAAGCCCTAATCAAGATGACTGTAATCATTATGTTTTAGGcatcaaattaaaatcaatataCACCGCAATTACCATATAAACCGCGCGAAACAGTCTAATCCAATGTTAcataattcatattttatggGTACCGGATGAATGGTTTATTCGATGATAACGTACATAACAAATTAGGTATTCGACGCACGAAGTTTGAGAAATTTCTTCGTCGTATTTAAGCGTAACAAATTAACC
Proteins encoded in this region:
- the LOC107225516 gene encoding scavenger receptor class B member 1, which gives rise to MKANAQLQQFKKCLILFTVGITCSALAYAIYVINPIKVIVEQKLRMAPGTLVFSLWEKPPVDIYIKVYIFNITNPNEFIAGTEKLRVEEIGPYVYQEMLENHNITWNPNGTVSYRPKRLVYFVPEMSVGDPKDAILRVPNVPLLGVASALHDSSSFVTVPLSGFIELLDSQTILNITAYDYLWGYDDTLVHLASNLVPNFVNFRKFGLMDRLYDEGNNLMTMNIKKNENMTDEDGRYLSIETLNGNPGLSNWGWVQTEANKTNPLNTKCNRLRGSTEGTLFPPNLDKHAVFRVFRKAFCRTLPINFVKEVTTESGLPGYMYNFVENFLDPPDVNPDNECYCREKKKCLKMGLSDMTPCYYNVPAAMSMPHFYKADPSLLEAVDGLKPDEERHDTRIILQPTVGIPLHVNSRMQTNLVMENVQWSERIKPFNDLTIPLIWTDLFIPELPSDLILLLRLGLQIVPVVQTVVISILGVIGVTTFIFSLLKTVWIVHQQAKEDGKSEDSNDLKISLGYGQYSSIRILPAIKKITSRTDLFARG